The genomic region ATGTGGTAGGCGATGTCGATCCAGCCGTGCGAATCCTGGTGGTAGCGCTGGTGTTGACGCAGCCGCGCCGGCGCGTCGTTGTTGGCGAGCAGCGGCACCTCGGTGTGGTGAAGCGTCAGCCGGGTCGGGGTGTGCGGCGTGCCGGGACCGGTCGGCGGCCGCGCGCCCCACGCGTCGCGGCACAGCAGCGGGTGCGCCGTCGGTGTCGCGTGTGCCGCCGGGAGCCCGCAGCCGACGGCTGCCGCGGTTAGCCCAGCGGTTCCGGCGAGCCGCAGCAACCGTCGGCGCGTGAGGCGCTGTGGGTTCACCACTTCAGTAAACGCCACACTCCGGCGCGATCAGTCGTAGATGACCGCCTTTCCGGTTTCCTCCTGGTCGGGTGCGGTGGACGCACGATTGTGCAGCACCACCCGGGCCTTGCGGCAAGCCCCGGTCCCTGACGTAAAGTGAGAGTGGGACAGACGAATTGGTCCCGCGATCGCCGGACCTCCCGGCCACCACTTCTCGCTCGACGCGAAACCCCCTGAGTCTCACAGCAATGTAATTCGACGCTGCGGCAGGCCAGGAAACATCCTCCGACGTGCTCAGATGCGTTCGTGTCGCGGACTTGTCGGTGGGCCCCGCTAACGTTCACGCCGCTCAAGAGAACAGCTAGTGGGGGGAGTCAGAAATGACGACACAAACGCCTCCGGGGTGGTACCCGGATCCGTCGGGTTCGGGCCGGCAGATGTACTGGGACGGTCAGGGGTGGGCCGCGCCGCAGGCACCGACCGCCGTCAAGAAGGGCCCAGCCAAGGGCGCCGCGTGGGTCGCCGTCGCCGTCGTTCTGCTGATCCTGCTCGGAATCGGCAAGTGCGGCAGCAGCGACGAGAGCAGCAGCTCATCGCCGACATCGACGTCATCCAGGACGGCCGCGGCCGCCGCGACGCCGACGGTGGCGCCGCCGGGATCCGCGGTGCGCGACGGGAAGTTCGAGTTCCGGGTGCTCGGGATGGAGCGCGCCGCGCAGGCCGGCGATCCGAGCAACCCGTACATGATCGCGAAACCGCAGGGCGAGTTCATCATTCTCACGCTGTCGGTGAGGAACATCGGCGATCGGCCGCAGTCGTACTTCGGGTCCAACCAGACCCTGA from Mycolicibacterium phlei harbors:
- a CDS encoding DUF4352 domain-containing protein gives rise to the protein MTTQTPPGWYPDPSGSGRQMYWDGQGWAAPQAPTAVKKGPAKGAAWVAVAVVLLILLGIGKCGSSDESSSSSPTSTSSRTAAAAATPTVAPPGSAVRDGKFEFRVLGMERAAQAGDPSNPYMIAKPQGEFIILTLSVRNIGDRPQSYFGSNQTLIDTAGREYGADTEADMWMNDDGIMADINPGNAIQVRVAFDVPPGTQPAELEVHDSMFSGGAKVRLQ